Proteins encoded by one window of Phytohabitans houttuyneae:
- the paaC gene encoding 1,2-phenylacetyl-CoA epoxidase subunit PaaC gives MNVDRLLALGDDALIAAQRLAEWHASSPEMEEDVALANIALDQLGAARLLLTYAGEAEGRGRDEDALAYLRDDREFRNCQLVELPNGDFAVTIGKLLFLSAYQLPLYTKLAGGDDERLAAIAAKARKESAYHLDHSAQWTIRLGDGTEESHRRMQEAVDALWPYTHELTSGDVSRDEWLSTVEPVLAEATLDRPADRWAPGGGRDGVHTEHLSYLLAEMQVLHRAHPGAKW, from the coding sequence ATGAACGTCGACCGCCTGCTCGCCCTCGGCGACGACGCGCTCATCGCGGCGCAGCGCCTCGCCGAGTGGCACGCCAGCTCTCCGGAGATGGAGGAGGACGTCGCCCTCGCCAACATCGCCCTGGACCAGCTCGGCGCCGCGCGGCTGCTGCTCACGTACGCCGGTGAGGCCGAGGGGCGGGGGCGCGACGAGGACGCGCTGGCGTACCTGCGCGACGACCGGGAGTTTCGCAACTGCCAGCTGGTCGAGCTGCCCAACGGCGACTTCGCGGTCACGATCGGCAAGCTGCTCTTCCTCTCCGCCTACCAGCTGCCGCTCTACACGAAGCTGGCCGGTGGCGACGACGAGCGGCTGGCGGCGATTGCGGCAAAGGCGCGCAAGGAGTCCGCGTACCACCTCGACCACAGTGCACAGTGGACGATCCGGCTGGGCGACGGCACCGAGGAGTCGCACCGGCGGATGCAGGAGGCGGTCGACGCGTTGTGGCCGTACACGCACGAGCTGACCAGCGGCGACGTGAGCCGGGACGAGTGGCTGTCCACTGTGGAGCCGGTGCTCGCCGAGGCGACGCTGGACCGGCCGGCCGACCGCTGGGCGCCCGGTGGCGGGCGCGACGGCGTGCACACCGAGCACCTGTCGTACCTGCTGGCCGAGATGCAGGTGCTGCACCGCGCGCATCCGGGTGCGAAATGGTGA
- the paaD gene encoding 1,2-phenylacetyl-CoA epoxidase subunit PaaD: MVTAREAAAGVVDPELRVVTIEELGILRDVSVDAGSGHVTVTITPTYTGCPAMDVIREDIRAALTEAGHPDAEVRTVFGPPWTTDWISESGRAKLAAAQIAPPHRTGPVALTLSVRCPRCGSPDTEQLSRFGSTACKALWRCRACSEPFDHMKAL, from the coding sequence ATGGTGACCGCGCGCGAAGCGGCCGCGGGCGTCGTCGACCCCGAGCTGCGGGTGGTCACGATCGAGGAGCTGGGCATCCTGCGGGACGTCAGCGTCGACGCCGGCAGCGGCCACGTGACCGTGACGATCACGCCGACGTACACCGGCTGCCCCGCCATGGACGTCATCCGCGAGGACATCCGCGCCGCGCTGACCGAGGCCGGTCACCCGGACGCGGAGGTGCGCACCGTGTTCGGCCCGCCGTGGACCACCGACTGGATCAGCGAGTCCGGCCGGGCCAAGCTGGCCGCCGCGCAGATCGCGCCGCCGCACCGCACCGGCCCGGTCGCGCTCACGCTGAGCGTGCGCTGCCCGCGCTGCGGCTCGCCGGACACCGAGCAGCTGAGCCGCTTCGGCTCCACCGCGTGCAAGGCGCTGTGGCGGTGCCGGGCGTGCAGCGAGCCCTTCGACCACATGAAGGCGCTATGA
- the paaB gene encoding 1,2-phenylacetyl-CoA epoxidase subunit PaaB — protein sequence MANDDWPLWEVFIRPRRGLSHGHVGSLHAPDAAMALRNARDLYTRRQEGVSIWVVPATEITASSPDEKDAFFDPAADKVYRHPTFYDVPEGTQHL from the coding sequence ATGGCAAACGACGACTGGCCGCTGTGGGAGGTCTTCATCCGCCCGCGTCGAGGGCTGTCGCACGGGCACGTCGGCAGCCTGCACGCTCCGGACGCCGCGATGGCCCTTCGCAACGCCCGCGACCTCTACACGCGGCGCCAGGAGGGCGTCTCGATCTGGGTCGTGCCGGCGACCGAGATCACCGCGTCGAGCCCGGACGAGAAGGACGCGTTCTTCGACCCGGCCGCCGACAAGGTGTACCGCCACCCGACCTTTTACGACGTCCCCGAGGGGACCCAGCATCTATGA
- the mqnC gene encoding cyclic dehypoxanthinyl futalosine synthase — protein MKASAEIDDILQRGAGGGRITSEEALLLYTDAPFHALGEAADAVRRRRYPDGIVTYLIDRNINYTNVCVTACKFCAFYRAPKHAEGWTHPTEEILRRCGEAVALGATQVMLQGGHHPDYGVEYYEELFSAVKAAYPQLAIHSIGPSEILHMAKVSGVSIEDAIVRIKAAGLDSIAGAGAEMLPDRPRKAIAPLKESGARWLDVMEAAHRLGIQSTATMMMGTGETNAERIEHLAMIRDVQDRTGGFRAFIPWTYQPENNHLKGRTQASTVEYLRLIAVARIFFHNVAHLQASWLTTGKEAGQLSLHMGVDDLGSIMLEENVISSAGARHRSNLHELIWMIRSAGRIPAQRDTLYRHLAVHRTPEEDPRDDRVVSHFSSIALPGGGAGTRIELPLVDSK, from the coding sequence GTGAAGGCGAGCGCCGAAATCGATGACATCCTGCAGCGTGGGGCCGGTGGCGGGCGGATCACGTCCGAGGAGGCGCTTCTGCTTTACACCGATGCGCCGTTCCACGCGCTGGGCGAGGCGGCCGACGCGGTGCGCCGCCGGCGGTACCCGGACGGCATCGTGACGTACCTCATCGACCGCAACATCAACTACACGAACGTCTGCGTGACGGCGTGCAAGTTCTGCGCGTTCTACCGGGCTCCGAAGCACGCCGAGGGCTGGACGCACCCGACGGAGGAGATCCTGCGGCGCTGCGGCGAGGCGGTCGCGCTCGGTGCCACGCAGGTCATGCTCCAGGGCGGCCACCACCCCGACTACGGGGTGGAGTACTACGAGGAGCTCTTCTCCGCGGTCAAGGCCGCGTACCCGCAGCTCGCCATCCACTCGATCGGCCCGAGCGAGATCCTGCACATGGCCAAGGTCTCGGGGGTTTCCATCGAGGACGCCATCGTGCGGATCAAGGCCGCCGGGCTCGACTCGATCGCCGGCGCCGGCGCGGAGATGCTGCCGGACCGCCCGCGGAAGGCGATCGCGCCGCTGAAGGAGTCGGGCGCGCGCTGGCTGGACGTCATGGAGGCGGCACACCGGCTGGGCATCCAGTCGACCGCCACGATGATGATGGGCACCGGCGAGACCAACGCGGAGCGGATCGAGCACCTGGCGATGATCCGCGACGTGCAGGACCGCACCGGCGGGTTCCGGGCGTTCATCCCGTGGACGTACCAGCCGGAAAACAACCACCTCAAGGGGCGCACCCAGGCCTCCACGGTGGAGTACCTGCGGCTTATCGCGGTCGCCCGGATCTTCTTCCACAACGTGGCGCACCTGCAGGCGTCGTGGCTCACGACCGGCAAGGAGGCGGGGCAGCTCTCGCTGCACATGGGGGTCGACGACCTGGGCTCGATCATGCTCGAGGAAAACGTGATCTCCTCGGCCGGCGCCCGGCACCGCTCCAACCTGCACGAGCTGATCTGGATGATCCGGTCGGCGGGGCGCATCCCGGCGCAGCGCGACACGCTCTACCGCCACCTGGCCGTGCACCGCACGCCGGAGGAGGACCCGCGCGACGACCGCGTGGTATCACACTTCTCCTCCATCGCTTTGCCTGGCGGCGGCGCCGGTACGCGGATCGAGCTACCGCTGGTGGACAGCAAGTAG
- a CDS encoding class A beta-lactamase-related serine hydrolase, whose protein sequence is MWWLIGGTALMGLVLAGVGLRTLPGSPLAAEAASRWEGTTPSSSASSPGSQKPTPSPTPSPTPKPSPSLKPLAVRPAKVSIDASGWWSWSMIDRRTGKVYGSSNMTQTNTTASLIKSWIGADYLRRAAESGQTPSDVRMQQLTIMIRDSDNEAAQSLWEAVGGSASIGRLIRTCKLTDSSAYKNMWSNTRLSARDTARLGVCIADGRAAGPKWTKWLINEMRAVRGVGDFGIRKAFPASTQKNIAIKNGWVTRDALGEWHVNCLAIGDGWTMGVMTRYPASLGYEYGAKICQNVARQLKS, encoded by the coding sequence ATGTGGTGGCTGATCGGCGGCACCGCGCTGATGGGGCTGGTGCTGGCCGGCGTCGGCCTGCGCACCCTGCCCGGCTCCCCGCTCGCCGCGGAGGCGGCCTCGCGCTGGGAGGGCACGACCCCTTCGTCGTCCGCCTCGTCTCCCGGCTCGCAAAAGCCGACCCCGTCGCCGACACCGTCACCCACGCCGAAGCCTTCGCCGTCGCTCAAGCCCTTGGCGGTACGCCCGGCAAAGGTCTCCATCGACGCCAGCGGCTGGTGGTCGTGGTCGATGATCGACCGCCGCACCGGCAAGGTCTACGGCTCGTCGAACATGACGCAGACCAACACGACCGCGTCTCTGATCAAGTCGTGGATCGGCGCCGACTACCTGCGCCGGGCCGCGGAGAGCGGCCAGACCCCGAGTGACGTCCGCATGCAGCAACTCACGATCATGATTCGGGACAGCGACAACGAGGCCGCCCAGTCGCTGTGGGAGGCGGTCGGCGGCTCGGCGTCGATCGGGCGGCTCATCAGGACGTGCAAGCTGACCGACAGCAGCGCGTACAAGAACATGTGGAGCAACACCCGCCTCTCCGCGCGGGACACCGCCCGGCTCGGCGTGTGCATCGCGGACGGCCGCGCCGCCGGCCCGAAGTGGACAAAGTGGCTGATCAACGAGATGCGGGCGGTACGCGGCGTCGGCGACTTCGGGATCCGCAAGGCGTTCCCGGCGAGCACCCAGAAGAACATCGCGATCAAGAACGGCTGGGTCACCCGCGACGCCCTCGGCGAGTGGCACGTCAACTGCCTCGCGATCGGCGACGGCTGGACGATGGGTGTGATGACCCGGTATCCGGCCAGCCTCGGCTACGAGTACGGCGCCAAGATCTGCCAGAACGTGGCGCGACAGCTCAAGAGCTGA
- a CDS encoding menaquinone biosynthetic enzyme MqnA/MqnD family protein: MRRPRVGHIQFLNCLPIYWGLMRSGALIDVDLHKDSPDRLSAALVAGDLDIGPISLVEYLRNADELLLLPDLAVGSDGPVLSVNVVSTRPLPDLDGAKVALGSTSRTGVLLAQMLLADRYGARPEYFSCPPDLTQMLLEADAGVLIGDVALRALYEAPRRGLAVTDLGQAWREWTGLPMVFAVWAVRRDFAADHPGVVKEVHESFLNSRDLCLSELDDVAASAARWEPFDADTLASYFRVLDFSLGSRQVSGLREFARRAAERGDVPPLPEEGPAFFSS, from the coding sequence ATGAGGCGTCCACGAGTCGGCCACATCCAGTTCCTCAACTGCCTGCCGATCTACTGGGGTCTCATGCGCTCCGGCGCCCTCATCGACGTCGACCTCCACAAGGACTCGCCCGACCGGCTCAGCGCCGCCCTTGTCGCCGGTGACCTGGACATCGGGCCGATCTCGCTGGTGGAGTACCTGCGCAACGCCGACGAGCTGCTCCTGCTCCCCGACCTCGCGGTCGGCAGCGACGGGCCGGTGCTCTCGGTGAACGTGGTCTCGACCCGCCCCCTGCCCGACCTCGACGGCGCGAAGGTGGCCCTCGGCTCCACCTCGCGCACCGGCGTGCTGCTGGCCCAGATGCTGCTCGCCGACCGGTACGGCGCCCGGCCCGAGTACTTCAGCTGCCCGCCCGACCTCACCCAGATGCTGCTGGAGGCGGACGCCGGCGTGCTGATCGGCGACGTGGCGCTGCGCGCGCTCTACGAGGCCCCCCGCCGCGGCCTCGCCGTCACCGACCTCGGCCAGGCCTGGCGGGAGTGGACCGGCCTGCCGATGGTCTTCGCGGTGTGGGCGGTGCGCCGCGACTTCGCCGCCGACCACCCGGGCGTGGTCAAGGAGGTGCACGAGTCGTTCCTGAACTCGCGCGACCTCTGCCTGTCCGAGCTGGACGACGTGGCGGCCAGCGCGGCGCGGTGGGAGCCGTTCGACGCGGACACCCTCGCCTCGTACTTCCGGGTGCTGGACTTTTCCCTCGGCAGTCGCCAGGTGAGCGGGCTGCGCGAGTTTGCCCGGCGGGCGGCGGAGCGGGGCGACGTGCCCCCGCTGCCCGAGGAAGGGCCGGCGTTCTTCAGCTCTTGA
- a CDS encoding phospholipid carrier-dependent glycosyltransferase produces MTATLSPDVEAQPAPGDPPRRRRLEKLRRLLRRHSAFLVLIALGGVLRALFMVSYKPAFWYFGDSGVYITMSEAKDLYASPTRALGYVVALKLFEPTHTFMTLILVQHLAGLVLAATMYAFLQHRGAPRWLSCLAIVPVLLDSLFLTVEHYLLPDQILTFCIGMAIIAVLWNKKPSWRATGVAGFLLACAWFTKPTALPVVVLVGLLLIVRWVGWRALVAYAVTFLIPYLLVMNWIGDRQSVYGSQSGIALYGRAAMIADCSRIDLTFEEQTLCPTRHFDRADAYFWTSPPKRRYIAYTPEGAKLYTDFSLAVIRQQPGDYLRSVGKESLAHLVPGFRLGPDNDCLRLRWAPPDGFRDTQTVPNRCYPAQARGDYQKWAADPRVGPEPTAVTRALHVYGEYVRLIPTTLSLSLLLALATLISGLRLIRWRLPGPRAPGRIKLDVVVLLFAGLGLTILTVAIGMYEARYAMPALPLASLGAALAIFGLTSGRVRPAPPEEKAAEQESAEPQAS; encoded by the coding sequence GTGACCGCCACCCTCAGCCCTGACGTGGAGGCGCAGCCGGCACCCGGCGACCCGCCCCGCCGAAGGCGTCTGGAGAAGCTACGGCGGCTCCTCCGGCGCCACAGCGCGTTTCTCGTCCTCATCGCGCTCGGCGGCGTCCTGCGAGCCCTGTTCATGGTCTCGTACAAGCCGGCGTTCTGGTACTTCGGCGACAGCGGCGTGTACATCACGATGTCGGAGGCCAAGGACCTCTACGCGAGCCCCACCCGGGCCCTCGGCTACGTCGTGGCGTTGAAGCTCTTCGAGCCGACGCACACGTTCATGACGCTGATCCTCGTCCAGCACCTGGCGGGGCTGGTGCTCGCCGCCACCATGTACGCGTTCCTGCAGCACCGCGGCGCGCCCCGCTGGCTGTCCTGCCTGGCGATCGTGCCGGTGCTCTTAGACTCGCTCTTCCTCACCGTCGAGCACTACCTGCTGCCCGACCAGATCCTCACGTTCTGTATCGGCATGGCGATCATCGCCGTGCTCTGGAACAAGAAGCCGAGCTGGCGGGCGACCGGTGTGGCCGGGTTCCTGCTGGCCTGCGCCTGGTTTACCAAGCCCACCGCGCTGCCCGTGGTGGTCCTGGTCGGGCTGCTGCTGATCGTGCGGTGGGTGGGCTGGCGCGCCCTCGTGGCGTACGCGGTGACGTTCCTCATCCCGTACCTGCTGGTGATGAACTGGATCGGCGACCGGCAGAGTGTGTACGGCTCGCAGTCCGGCATCGCCCTCTACGGGCGAGCCGCCATGATCGCCGACTGCTCGCGGATCGACCTCACGTTCGAGGAGCAGACCCTCTGCCCCACCCGGCACTTCGACCGCGCCGACGCGTACTTCTGGACGAGCCCGCCGAAGCGGCGCTACATCGCGTACACGCCGGAGGGCGCCAAGCTCTACACCGACTTCTCGCTCGCGGTGATCCGCCAGCAGCCCGGCGACTACCTGCGCTCGGTGGGCAAGGAGAGCCTCGCGCACCTGGTGCCCGGCTTCCGGCTCGGTCCCGACAACGACTGCCTGCGGCTGCGCTGGGCGCCACCGGACGGGTTCCGCGACACGCAGACCGTGCCCAACCGCTGCTATCCGGCCCAGGCGCGTGGCGACTACCAGAAGTGGGCGGCCGATCCCAGGGTCGGACCCGAGCCGACGGCGGTGACCCGCGCGCTGCACGTCTACGGCGAGTACGTGCGGCTCATCCCGACCACGCTCTCGCTCAGCCTGCTGCTCGCGCTGGCGACGCTCATCTCCGGCCTGCGGCTCATCCGGTGGCGGCTGCCCGGCCCGCGCGCGCCCGGCCGGATCAAGCTCGACGTGGTGGTGCTGCTCTTCGCCGGACTGGGCCTGACGATCCTCACCGTCGCGATCGGGATGTACGAGGCCAGGTACGCGATGCCGGCACTGCCGCTCGCCTCCCTGGGCGCCGCGCTCGCCATCTTCGGCCTGACCAGCGGGCGGGTGCGCCCGGCGCCGCCGGAGGAGAAGGCCGCGGAGCAGGAGAGCGCCGAGCCTCAGGCGTCGTAG
- a CDS encoding helix-turn-helix domain-containing protein — MSGVKRWRDTDHLSRAVETAGGQEAFEASVGEMLDEARGWRLAELRKRRGMTQEQVATRMGVSVARVSQIEAGAVSTQDVLGRYIAALGGTLKLIADFGDEQLKVA, encoded by the coding sequence ATGAGCGGCGTTAAGCGGTGGCGCGACACCGACCATCTGTCGCGAGCTGTGGAGACGGCGGGCGGCCAGGAGGCTTTCGAAGCCTCTGTCGGCGAGATGCTCGACGAGGCCCGTGGCTGGCGGCTGGCTGAGCTGCGCAAGCGACGCGGCATGACCCAGGAGCAGGTGGCCACCCGGATGGGCGTCTCGGTGGCTCGCGTGTCCCAGATCGAGGCCGGCGCCGTCTCGACGCAGGATGTCCTCGGGCGCTATATCGCCGCCCTCGGTGGGACGCTGAAGCTCATCGCCGATTTCGGCGATGAGCAGCTGAAGGTGGCGTAA
- the paaA gene encoding 1,2-phenylacetyl-CoA epoxidase subunit PaaA, which translates to MYGNDIPDLLGEVEAAEAALREAAARNTGAASGEAAYFDAVIQADQKIEPRDWMPDSYRKTLIRQIAQHAHSEIIGMQPEGNWISRAPSLKRKAILLAKVQDEAGHGLYLYAAAETLGISRDELVDLLLAGRQKYSSIFNYPTLTWADVGAIGWLVDGAAIVNQVPLCRCSYGPYARAMIRICKEESFHQRQGFEILHTLSHGTEGQHAMAQDAVDRWWYPSLAMFGPPDADSTHSAQSMAWKIKRFSNDDLRQRFVDMCVQQAGVLGLTLPDPDLRWNEQRQAHDYTQPDYDELMRVIKGDGPCNRQRMAHRRRAHDEGAWVREAAAAYAKKKAAA; encoded by the coding sequence GTGTACGGCAACGACATCCCGGACCTCCTGGGCGAGGTTGAGGCAGCCGAGGCCGCCCTCCGCGAGGCGGCGGCCCGTAACACCGGGGCGGCCAGCGGCGAGGCGGCGTACTTCGATGCGGTGATCCAGGCGGATCAGAAGATCGAGCCGCGCGACTGGATGCCGGATTCGTACCGCAAGACGCTTATCAGGCAGATCGCCCAGCACGCCCATTCCGAGATCATCGGCATGCAGCCGGAGGGCAACTGGATCAGCCGGGCACCCTCGCTCAAGCGCAAGGCGATCCTGCTCGCCAAGGTGCAGGACGAGGCGGGCCACGGGCTCTACCTCTACGCCGCCGCCGAGACGCTCGGGATCAGCCGCGACGAGCTTGTGGATCTGCTGCTGGCTGGCCGGCAGAAGTACAGCTCGATCTTCAACTACCCCACGCTCACCTGGGCCGACGTCGGCGCGATCGGCTGGCTGGTCGACGGCGCCGCGATCGTCAACCAGGTGCCGCTGTGCCGCTGCTCGTACGGGCCGTACGCGCGGGCGATGATCCGGATCTGCAAGGAGGAGTCCTTCCACCAGCGGCAGGGCTTCGAGATCCTGCACACGCTCTCGCACGGCACCGAGGGACAGCACGCGATGGCGCAGGACGCGGTCGACCGGTGGTGGTACCCGTCACTGGCCATGTTCGGCCCGCCGGACGCCGACTCGACCCACTCCGCGCAGTCGATGGCCTGGAAGATCAAGCGGTTCTCCAACGACGACCTGCGCCAGCGCTTCGTGGACATGTGCGTGCAGCAGGCCGGCGTGCTGGGGCTGACGCTGCCCGACCCCGACCTGCGGTGGAACGAGCAGCGCCAGGCCCACGACTACACCCAGCCCGACTACGACGAGCTCATGCGCGTGATCAAGGGCGACGGGCCGTGCAACCGCCAGCGGATGGCCCACCGCCGCCGGGCCCACGACGAGGGTGCGTGGGTGCGCGAGGCGGCGGCCGCCTACGCCAAGAAGAAGGCGGCGGCCTGA
- a CDS encoding ArsR/SmtB family transcription factor, which translates to MRALAHPARLAIMEELGTSGAALTATEAAAVAGLSPSATSYHLRALARFGLVEEAPSRGDGRERVWRSTVHSWQVDPGGSADPETQAAEGALVDAYLSREVDRIRGWLARIADEPPEWASGALMSESVLLLTADELKSFNAELMRLIEPYKRRHRIADPPEGARTVAVTYKAVPLD; encoded by the coding sequence ATGAGGGCCCTCGCGCACCCGGCGCGGCTGGCGATCATGGAGGAGCTGGGGACCAGTGGTGCGGCGTTGACCGCGACCGAGGCGGCGGCGGTGGCGGGGCTCTCGCCCAGTGCGACCAGCTACCACCTCCGTGCCCTCGCGCGGTTCGGGCTTGTGGAGGAGGCGCCCAGTCGCGGTGACGGGCGGGAGCGGGTCTGGCGCAGCACCGTGCACTCCTGGCAGGTGGACCCCGGCGGCTCGGCCGATCCGGAGACGCAGGCGGCCGAGGGTGCGCTGGTCGACGCGTACCTGTCGCGGGAGGTCGACCGCATCCGCGGGTGGCTGGCCAGGATCGCGGACGAGCCTCCCGAGTGGGCGTCGGGCGCGCTGATGAGCGAGTCGGTGCTGCTGCTCACCGCCGACGAGCTGAAGTCCTTCAACGCCGAGCTGATGCGGCTGATCGAGCCGTACAAGCGGCGGCATCGCATCGCCGACCCGCCGGAGGGGGCGCGCACGGTGGCTGTCACGTACAAGGCGGTGCCGCTCGACTGA
- a CDS encoding MFS transporter, which produces MSFTSAEQARSRWGDVYLAAAARGISTCGDFLAATALALALQSAGAGGLAVSGLMLAAVLPLVLLAPLTGRLADRVDSRTLLVFAGAAQAAICVALAYADGTTLVIALVALLACGLAVTQPTLAALLPEMVRRDDLPRAMAVNQTAGAVGVLVGPALAGLLVGAFGTTVPLLIDGASYLALVAAGLLVRTRRNAASNAKPAAAGEARAAWRLRQDPMVLAVTAAVAATVAGVGAVSVVQIFFVRETLDGSTTAFGLVEATWMAGMLAGAWLLTRPARRAADDGALVNGLVLMLGLCCAAVLAGAAVPAIGWLVPLWLAGGVLNGGLNVFLAMVMARRVPAEARGRAFAAQGAAIQGAGMIGYLAGGLLLESFAPRPLIAGCGLAGLLVVALVAVPVTRAVTRERKGRRERGARAAWATSAASA; this is translated from the coding sequence ATGTCTTTCACATCTGCGGAGCAGGCGCGTTCGCGTTGGGGTGACGTCTACCTCGCGGCGGCGGCGCGCGGGATCTCGACCTGCGGTGACTTCCTCGCCGCCACCGCCCTCGCGCTGGCCCTCCAGTCCGCGGGTGCGGGCGGGTTGGCCGTGTCCGGGCTGATGCTCGCCGCGGTCCTGCCGCTTGTCCTGCTCGCCCCGCTCACCGGCCGCCTCGCCGACCGGGTCGACAGCCGTACGCTGCTCGTCTTTGCGGGCGCGGCGCAGGCGGCGATCTGCGTCGCGCTCGCCTACGCGGACGGCACCACCCTGGTCATCGCGCTTGTGGCCCTCCTCGCCTGCGGCCTCGCGGTGACCCAGCCGACGCTCGCCGCGCTGCTGCCCGAGATGGTGCGGCGGGACGACCTGCCCCGCGCCATGGCGGTAAACCAGACGGCCGGGGCGGTGGGCGTGCTGGTCGGACCCGCGCTCGCCGGGCTGCTGGTCGGGGCGTTCGGGACCACGGTGCCGCTGCTCATCGACGGTGCGAGCTATCTCGCTCTCGTCGCGGCGGGGCTTCTCGTGCGTACCAGAAGAAATGCTGCAAGCAACGCAAAGCCGGCAGCGGCCGGCGAAGCGCGCGCCGCATGGCGGCTGCGCCAGGATCCGATGGTGCTGGCGGTGACCGCGGCCGTCGCCGCGACGGTGGCCGGGGTCGGCGCGGTGAGCGTCGTGCAGATCTTCTTCGTGCGGGAGACGCTGGACGGCTCGACCACCGCGTTCGGCCTGGTGGAGGCGACCTGGATGGCCGGCATGCTGGCCGGGGCCTGGCTGCTGACCCGCCCCGCGCGGCGGGCCGCGGACGACGGAGCGCTGGTCAACGGGCTCGTGCTGATGCTCGGGCTCTGCTGCGCGGCGGTGCTGGCGGGCGCCGCGGTGCCGGCGATCGGCTGGCTCGTGCCACTCTGGCTCGCCGGCGGCGTGCTCAACGGCGGCCTCAACGTCTTCCTCGCGATGGTCATGGCCCGCCGGGTGCCGGCCGAGGCGCGCGGGCGGGCGTTCGCGGCGCAGGGTGCGGCGATCCAGGGCGCCGGCATGATCGGGTACCTGGCCGGTGGCCTGCTGCTGGAGAGCTTCGCGCCGCGGCCGCTGATCGCCGGGTGCGGCCTGGCCGGGCTGCTCGTGGTCGCGCTTGTGGCGGTGCCCGTGACCAGGGCGGTGACCAGGGAGCGGAAGGGGCGGCGGGAGCGTGGCGCGCGTGCGGCGTGGGCCACTTCTGCGGCATCCGCCTGA
- the paaE gene encoding 1,2-phenylacetyl-CoA epoxidase subunit PaaE: MTVTIRKPVRRRPVFHALRVEAVDRLTDDAVAVTFAVPAELREAFDFRAGQHLTVRLAAEAEDVRRSYSICSTPADLATRGRLRIGVKEIPGGTFSAYAARSLRPGDTVEVMPPLGHFTTAFAPDRARHYGAVVAGSGVTPVLSLVATALAVEPASRFTIVYGNRYARSVMFAEELADLKDVYPDRLHLVHVLSREPQEARLLSGRIDAARLAELLETLVPGDRIDEWFLCGPYGLVTDARAVLSGRGVPDAAVHTELFHVDEVPEPPRRPEPDARGTEVTILLDGRASSFTMGAGERVLDAALKVRSELPFACKGGVCSTCRAKVVEGSVTMARNYALEPDEVAAGYVLTCQSSPDTERLIVDYDA; encoded by the coding sequence ATGACGGTCACCATCCGCAAGCCGGTCCGCCGCCGGCCCGTGTTCCACGCGCTGCGCGTCGAGGCCGTCGACCGGCTGACCGACGACGCGGTGGCGGTGACCTTCGCGGTGCCGGCCGAGCTGCGTGAGGCGTTCGACTTCCGGGCCGGCCAGCACCTGACCGTGCGCTTGGCCGCCGAGGCCGAGGACGTGCGCCGGTCGTACTCCATCTGCTCCACCCCCGCCGACCTGGCCACCCGCGGCCGCCTGCGGATCGGCGTCAAGGAGATCCCCGGCGGCACGTTCTCCGCCTACGCCGCCCGCTCGCTGCGGCCCGGCGACACCGTCGAGGTCATGCCGCCGCTGGGGCACTTCACCACGGCGTTCGCGCCGGACCGGGCCCGCCATTACGGCGCGGTCGTCGCGGGGTCGGGCGTCACCCCGGTGCTTTCGCTTGTCGCGACGGCGCTCGCCGTCGAGCCGGCCAGCCGTTTCACCATCGTGTACGGCAACCGGTACGCGCGCAGCGTCATGTTCGCCGAGGAGCTGGCCGACCTGAAGGACGTGTACCCGGACCGGCTGCACCTGGTGCACGTGCTGTCCCGGGAGCCGCAGGAGGCCCGCCTGCTCTCCGGCCGGATCGACGCGGCCCGGCTGGCCGAGCTGCTGGAGACCCTGGTGCCGGGGGATCGGATCGACGAGTGGTTCCTGTGCGGGCCGTACGGGCTGGTCACCGACGCGCGCGCGGTGCTCTCCGGGCGGGGCGTGCCGGACGCGGCCGTGCACACCGAGCTCTTCCACGTCGACGAGGTGCCGGAGCCGCCGCGGCGGCCGGAGCCCGACGCGCGGGGTACCGAGGTGACGATCCTGCTGGACGGGCGGGCGTCGAGCTTCACGATGGGCGCCGGCGAGCGAGTGCTGGACGCCGCGCTCAAGGTGCGGTCGGAGCTGCCGTTCGCCTGCAAGGGCGGGGTCTGCTCGACCTGCCGGGCCAAGGTGGTCGAAGGCTCGGTCACCATGGCCCGCAACTACGCACTGGAGCCCGACGAGGTCGCCGCCGGTTACGTGCTGACCTGCCAGTCCAGCCCCGACACCGAGCGCCTGATCGTCGACTACGACGCCTGA